The Geobacter metallireducens GS-15 region AGAACCGCCCGGCGGTGAAGCTCACCGTCATCGCCCGCCCCGGGCAGCGCGACGAACTCGCCGCTCTCGTGCTGCGGGAGACCTCGGCCATCGGGGTCCGGTTCTACCCCGCTTCCCGGCTCAAACTCTCCCGCGAGAAGGAGGAGCGCCCCACTTCCCTCGGCCCGGTGACGGTGAAGGTGATCCGCGACGGCGGGCGGGTGGTGCGGGTAACCCCCGAATACGATGCGTGCCGCCGGATCGCCGCCGAGCGGGAAATGTCGCTTCTGGAGGTCTACCGGATCGTGGAGCGGGAGGCGGGGGAGCCATGAGGGGCTTCGTCGTCTGCGCGGCAAGCTGGTTCGGTACCGGGTTTTTCCCCGTGGCTTCGGGGACCGTGGGGACCCTGGGGGCCATCCCCCTCTACCTGGTCCTGGCGCGGCTTCCCCTCTGGCTCTACCTCCTGACTCTCGTCCCCTTCTTCTTCCTCGCTTCATGGGTCTCAGGGGCGGCGGAACGGGAGTTCGGCGAGAAGGACTCGGGAAAGATCGTCATTGACGAGGTGATCGGCTTCCTCATAACCATGGCCGGGGCGCCGGTCCACTGGCGGAGCATCGTGATCGGCTTTCTCCTCTTCCGGTTCTTCGACATCGTCAAGGTGCCGCCGGCCCGCTACTTCGACCGGCAGGTGAAAAACGGTTACGGCGTGGTCCTCGATGACGTGGTGGCCGGCATCTACGCCTGCGTGGTGCTCCACGTGATCCTGAGGTTTCTGTGAAAACGGCGCTTCTCTCCATCGGCGACGAACTCCTCCTTGGTGAGGTTGTGGATACCAACTCGGCTCGAATCGCAGCACGGCTGGCCGACGAGGGGATCGTCACGGCCCGGAAACTGACCGTGGGGGATGACGAGGGGGAAATCGCCGGGGCCCTGGAGGAGCTTGCCCGTGGTCACGACGTGGTCATCGCCACGGGAGGCCTCGGCCCCACCGATGACGACGTGACCGCCCGGGCCGCTGCCCGGGCCACGGGAAGGCGCCTCGTCCTGAACGAGGAGGCCATGGGGCACCTCAGGGAGTTTTTCGTCCGGCTGGGGCGGGAGATGCACCCGGCCAACGGCCGCCAGTGCCTTCTGCCGGCCAAGGCGGAACTCATCCCGAATCCCACCGGCACTGCCAGCGGTTTTTATCTCCCCCTCGACAGATGTCTCCTCATGTTCCTCCCCGGGGTCCCCTCCGAGATGGCCGTGATGCTGGATGAGACGGTTGTTCCCCTGGTTCTGGAGCGGCGCGGGGAGCACCGGCGCACCCGAACTTTGACCCTTACGGTCTTCGGCCTCTCCGAGGCGGAGATCGGCGCCCGCCTCTCGGACTTGGACCGCTCACGGCCGGGGCTTACGGTCGCCTACTGCGTGGAGTATCCGGTGGTTCAGGTGAAGCTCCGGGCCACAGGGGAGGACGAGGGGGCGCTGACGGCGCTTCTGGAGGACGGTGCGGCCCTGGTGCGGGAACGTCTCGGGGGGCACGTGGTCGCCGGGGACGGGGAAACCATCGACACAACAGTGGCCCGCCTCTTCCGGGAAACGGGGATGACCCTGGCCCTGGCCGAGTCGTGTACCGGCGGCCTCATCGCCGGACGGGTCACGGCGATTCCCGGCAGTTCCGCCTATTTTTTCCTCAGCGCGGTCACCTATGCCAACGACGCCAAGGCGCGTCTGCTTGGCGTTCCCCAGGGGCTTCTGGCCGAGACCGGGGCCGTGAGCGCCGAGGTGGCCAAGGCCATGGCCCGGGGGG contains the following coding sequences:
- a CDS encoding phosphatidylglycerophosphatase A family protein; the protein is MRGFVVCAASWFGTGFFPVASGTVGTLGAIPLYLVLARLPLWLYLLTLVPFFFLASWVSGAAEREFGEKDSGKIVIDEVIGFLITMAGAPVHWRSIVIGFLLFRFFDIVKVPPARYFDRQVKNGYGVVLDDVVAGIYACVVLHVILRFL
- a CDS encoding competence/damage-inducible protein A gives rise to the protein MKTALLSIGDELLLGEVVDTNSARIAARLADEGIVTARKLTVGDDEGEIAGALEELARGHDVVIATGGLGPTDDDVTARAAARATGRRLVLNEEAMGHLREFFVRLGREMHPANGRQCLLPAKAELIPNPTGTASGFYLPLDRCLLMFLPGVPSEMAVMLDETVVPLVLERRGEHRRTRTLTLTVFGLSEAEIGARLSDLDRSRPGLTVAYCVEYPVVQVKLRATGEDEGALTALLEDGAALVRERLGGHVVAGDGETIDTTVARLFRETGMTLALAESCTGGLIAGRVTAIPGSSAYFFLSAVTYANDAKARLLGVPQGLLAETGAVSAEVAKAMARGARQLAGSDLALAVTGIAGPEGGSPDKPVGTVFIALADQAGCSAKGYHFRGDRDRIRTITAVTAMDWLRRRLLSH